A genomic region of Manihot esculenta cultivar AM560-2 chromosome 15, M.esculenta_v8, whole genome shotgun sequence contains the following coding sequences:
- the LOC110601368 gene encoding pirin-like protein has product MPETESSCVLEEPRQVVRKFLARPQHEGVGAIVRRSIGRFELKYFDPFLVLDEFSVTAPAGFPDHPHRGFETVTYMLQGSVTHEDFEGHKGTIGPGDLQWMTAGRGIVHSEMPAAQGTQKGLQLWINLSSKHKMIEPRYQEISSKDIAEASEDGVKVRVIAGEALGTKSPIYTTTPTMYLDFCLKPGAQLQQPIPITWNSFVYVLEGEGVFGNSKSLPVSAHHLLLLGNGDGLEAWNRSSKTLRFILVGGEPIGEPLAQWGPFVMNTQEEIDQTISDFENFVNGFEKARYWRSEAANSLGF; this is encoded by the exons atgcCTGAAACAGAGAGTTCTTGTGTTCTTGAAGAGCCACGCCAGGTGGTTAGGAAGTTCTTGGCTCGGCCTCAACATGAAGGAGTTGGAGCCATTGTTAGAAGGAGCATAGGAAG GTTTGAATTGAAGTACTTTGATCCTTTTCTTGTTTTGGATGAGTTCTCTG TTACTGCCCCAGCTGGTTTCCCTGATCATCCACACAGAG GATTCGAGACAGTTACCTACATGTTGCAG GGATCTGTGACACATGAAGATTTTGAAGGACACAAGGGGACAATAGGTCCTGGTGACTTACAATGGATGACTGCTGGAAGAGGCATTGTTCACTCTGAGATGCCTGCAGCTCAAGGAACCCAGAAAGGCCTGCAACTGTGGATCAACCTCTCCTCAAAACACAAGAT GATTGAGCCTAGATATCAAGAAATAAGCAGCAAGGACATAGCAGAAGCATCAGAAGATGGGGTTAAGGTGAGGGTGATAGCAGGAGAGGCCTTGGGGACAAAGTCACCAATCTACACAACGACTCCTACAATGTACTTAGATTTCTGTCTGAAACCAGGAGCTCAACTTCAACAACCCATACCCATAACTTGGAATTCTTTTGTCTATGTGTTGGAAGGTGAAGGCGTGTTTGGGAATTCAAAATCTTTGCCAGTTTCAGCTCACCACCTTCTTCTTCTGGGGAATGGAGATGGGTTGGAAGCATGGAACAGGTCTTCTAAAACCCTAAGGTTTATTTTGGTTGGAGGAGAACCAATTGGTGAGCCTTTAGCACAGTGGGGGCCATTTGTGATGAAcactcaagaagagattgatcAAACAATTAGTGATTTTGAGAATTTTGTTAATGGGTTTGAGAAAGCAAGGTATTGGAGATCTGAAGCTGCCAATAGCCTTggtttttag